A single region of the Brachypodium distachyon strain Bd21 chromosome 3, Brachypodium_distachyon_v3.0, whole genome shotgun sequence genome encodes:
- the LOC100840834 gene encoding protein IRON-RELATED TRANSCRIPTION FACTOR 2 isoform X2, producing MGHQLPPLTPWTNLDLDLDLDLDLDIDEGTAVAVRDATAANGTSSGSGSGSHKKLSHNAYERDRRKQLNELYLSLRSLLPDADHTKKLSIPTTVCRVLKYIPELQKKVEDLEKRKEELTSANCKPGVILSGGIALAPTVSATCLNDKEIMVQVSLLSTTDAATTTTLPLSKCISVLENEGLRLISSSTFSTFGDKTYYNLHLQIMSRQLQMRSMPSYILHFFFLKKGVYDLASIYAQPLCYCSLQQSYLKVIPTQKDNMLVKPRSS from the exons ATGGGGCACCAGCTGCCGCCGTTAACGCCGTGGACCAACCTGGACCTGGATCTCGACCTTGACCTCGACCTCGACATCGATGAGggcaccgccgtcgccgtccgcgACGCGACGGCTGCGAACGGAACCTCGtcaggctccggctccggctcgcACAAGAAGCTCAGCCACAACGCGTACGAGCGCGACCGCCGGAAGCAGCTCAACGAGCTCTACCTGTCCCTCCGTTCTCTCCTCCCAGACGCCGATCACACC AAGAAGCTGAGTATTCCGACGACGGTGTGTCGGGTCCTCAAGTACATCCCGGAGCTGCAGAAAAAGGTCGAGGACCTGGAGAAGAGGAAAGAGGAGCTGACTAGTGCCAACTGCAAACCAGGAGTAATACTGAGCGGCGGCATAGCTCTAGCTCCTACGGTCTCCGCTACTTGCCTTAACGACAAGGAAATCATGGTTCAGGTCAGCTTGTTGAGCACCACGGATGCTGCGACAACTACTACTCTTCCTCTCTCCAAGTGCATAAGTGTGCTGGAGAACGAAGGCCTTCGCCTCATCAGTTCATCCACTTTCTCCACCTTCGGGGACAAAACGTACTATAACCTCCATCTTCAG ATCATGTCAAGACAACTACAAATGAGATCGATGCCGAGTTATATTTTacacttcttttttctcaaaaaggGTGTATATGACCTGGCATCGATTTATGCACAGCCTTTATGTTATTGCAGCCTACAACAATCGTATCTCAAAGTTATCCCAACTCAAAAGGACAACATGCTAGTAAAACCACGGTCCTCCTAG
- the LOC100840834 gene encoding protein IRON-RELATED TRANSCRIPTION FACTOR 2 isoform X6 has translation MGHQLPPLTPWTNLDLDLDLDLDLDIDEGTAVAVRDATAANGTSSGSGSGSHKKLSHNAYERDRRKQLNELYLSLRSLLPDADHTKKLSIPTTVCRVLKYIPELQKKVEDLEKRKEELTSANCKPGVILSGGIALAPTVSATCLNDKEIMVQVSLLSTTDAATTTTLPLSKCISVLENEGLRLISSSTFSTFGDKTYYNLHLQAAWKEEERSRSCCCCSSGGRNNKRGRRGWQF, from the exons ATGGGGCACCAGCTGCCGCCGTTAACGCCGTGGACCAACCTGGACCTGGATCTCGACCTTGACCTCGACCTCGACATCGATGAGggcaccgccgtcgccgtccgcgACGCGACGGCTGCGAACGGAACCTCGtcaggctccggctccggctcgcACAAGAAGCTCAGCCACAACGCGTACGAGCGCGACCGCCGGAAGCAGCTCAACGAGCTCTACCTGTCCCTCCGTTCTCTCCTCCCAGACGCCGATCACACC AAGAAGCTGAGTATTCCGACGACGGTGTGTCGGGTCCTCAAGTACATCCCGGAGCTGCAGAAAAAGGTCGAGGACCTGGAGAAGAGGAAAGAGGAGCTGACTAGTGCCAACTGCAAACCAGGAGTAATACTGAGCGGCGGCATAGCTCTAGCTCCTACGGTCTCCGCTACTTGCCTTAACGACAAGGAAATCATGGTTCAGGTCAGCTTGTTGAGCACCACGGATGCTGCGACAACTACTACTCTTCCTCTCTCCAAGTGCATAAGTGTGCTGGAGAACGAAGGCCTTCGCCTCATCAGTTCATCCACTTTCTCCACCTTCGGGGACAAAACGTACTATAACCTCCATCTTCAG GCTGcatggaaggaagaagaaagaagcagaagctgctgctgctgcagcagcgggggtAGAAACAACAAAAGAGGCAGAAGAGGATGGCAGTTCTGA
- the LOC100840834 gene encoding protein IRON-RELATED TRANSCRIPTION FACTOR 2 isoform X4, with protein MGHQLPPLTPWTNLDLDLDLDLDLDIDEGTAVAVRDATAANGTSSGSGSGSHKKLSHNAYERDRRKQLNELYLSLRSLLPDADHTKKLSIPTTVCRVLKYIPELQKKVEDLEKRKEELTSANCKPGVILSGGIALAPTVSATCLNDKEIMVQVSLLSTTDAATTTTLPLSKCISVLENEGLRLISSSTFSTFGDKTYYNLHLQQLVPCLHCANFWRECAHTTKAAWKEEERSRSCCCCSSGGRNNKRGRRGWQF; from the exons ATGGGGCACCAGCTGCCGCCGTTAACGCCGTGGACCAACCTGGACCTGGATCTCGACCTTGACCTCGACCTCGACATCGATGAGggcaccgccgtcgccgtccgcgACGCGACGGCTGCGAACGGAACCTCGtcaggctccggctccggctcgcACAAGAAGCTCAGCCACAACGCGTACGAGCGCGACCGCCGGAAGCAGCTCAACGAGCTCTACCTGTCCCTCCGTTCTCTCCTCCCAGACGCCGATCACACC AAGAAGCTGAGTATTCCGACGACGGTGTGTCGGGTCCTCAAGTACATCCCGGAGCTGCAGAAAAAGGTCGAGGACCTGGAGAAGAGGAAAGAGGAGCTGACTAGTGCCAACTGCAAACCAGGAGTAATACTGAGCGGCGGCATAGCTCTAGCTCCTACGGTCTCCGCTACTTGCCTTAACGACAAGGAAATCATGGTTCAGGTCAGCTTGTTGAGCACCACGGATGCTGCGACAACTACTACTCTTCCTCTCTCCAAGTGCATAAGTGTGCTGGAGAACGAAGGCCTTCGCCTCATCAGTTCATCCACTTTCTCCACCTTCGGGGACAAAACGTACTATAACCTCCATCTTCAG CAACTCGTTCCATGCCTGCATTGTGCTAATTTCTGGAGGGAGTGTGCTCATACTACTAAG GCTGcatggaaggaagaagaaagaagcagaagctgctgctgctgcagcagcgggggtAGAAACAACAAAAGAGGCAGAAGAGGATGGCAGTTCTGA
- the LOC100840834 gene encoding uncharacterized protein LOC100840834 isoform X1, with protein sequence MMGEYLHEYFSVERFKVAYAGLVPNLTDQSQWPEVQLRYDLCAPDITRKSGRPKHKRFKSFFERRGKKGTKGHKNGGKTKERDPDLDDLDPVAVTRGKCSKGKQRCTLCHILGHRAMSQNCVFGVPRAPRLHGRKKKEAEAAAAAAAGVETTKEAEEDGSSEDEDWTDEEEKESSYADEWSEADSLAEDRPEVVHVADERNEDDNVGAQNTDPFAHEFPEDVHVPFVDEWPEVDHYIPEVDEDLAMPIGGLRKRKRQAAPKKKATPPKKKPAKKNAAAAAPVAPAVPPLHDAWATSLAPWAAPRELPGKSPAQQG encoded by the exons ATGATGGGGGAATACTTGCATGAGTATTTCTCCGTTGAGAGATTTAAGGTTGCTTATGCTGGACTTGTGCCTAATCTTACTGACCAATCTCAATGGCCTGAAGTGCAACTTAGATATGACCTTTGTGCCCCTGACATCACTAGGAAATCTGGTAGGCCCAAACATAAGCGCTTCAAAAGCTTTTTCGAGCGTAGGGGAAAGAAAGGAACAAAAGGGCACAAGAACGGgggcaaaacaaaagaaagggaCCCAGATTTGGATGATTTGGACCCTGTAGCAGTAACTAGAGGGAAATGCAGTAAGGGTAAACAGAGGTGCACCCTGTGTCACATATTAGGGCATCGGGCAATGTCTCAGAACTGCGTATTCGGCGTGCCTAGGGCTCCAAG GCTGcatggaaggaagaagaaagaagcagaagctgctgctgctgcagcagcgggggtAGAAACAACAAAAGAGGCAGAAGAGGATGGCAGTTCTGAGGATGAAGACTGGacagatgaagaagaaaaggagagtTCCTATGCTGATGAGTGGTCTGAAGCTGACAGTCTTGCTGAAGACAGGCCTGAAGTTGttcatgttgctgatgagaGGAATGAAGATGACAATGTTGGTGCTCAGAATACTGATCCTTTTGCTCATGAGTTTCCTGAAGATGTGCATGTTCCATTTGTTGATGAGTGGCCTGAAGTTGACCATTATATTCCTGAGGTTGATGAAGATTTGGCTATGCCCATAGGAGGTttgaggaagagaaagaggcAGGCCGCGCCGAAGAAGAAGGCAACGCCCCCGAAGAAGAAGCCAGCGAAGAAGAATGCGGCGGCTgccgcaccagtggcacctgcggtaccaccgctgcatgacgcgtgggccacctcgcttgctccctgggcagcaccccgcgagctgcctggcaagtcaccagcacagcagggctag